In Melanotaenia boesemani isolate fMelBoe1 chromosome 18, fMelBoe1.pri, whole genome shotgun sequence, the following proteins share a genomic window:
- the LOC121628986 gene encoding retinol dehydrogenase 12-like, whose protein sequence is MTKGEQAASDIMTEVNGAKIVVRLLDLADTKSICLFAENIYNTEKALHFLINNAGVAICPYAKTVDGYEMQFGVNHLGHFFLTFLLLDLLKHSAPSRVINLSSVAHAMGKIQFDDLSGEKDYHPVRAYAQSKLANVLFTRELAKRVEAQGVMAFSVDPGMVNTEITRHIRRPLVDITKAFRFLMKTPAEGAYTIIYCIVTPENQMLTGGFYRDCARADMCRAGQDDGTTLKLWTISCHMLGIRWR, encoded by the exons ATGACAAAGGGAGAACAAGCTGCCTCTGACATCATGACCGAGGTGAATGGAGCCAAGATAGTCGTTAGGCTGCTAGATCTGGCTGACACCAAATCAATATGCCTGTTTGCTGAGAATATCTACAACA CGGAGAAGGCGCTTCACTTTCTGATCAACAATGCAGGCGTGGCTATTTGTCCTTATGCCAAAACAGTTGATGGTTATGAGATGCAGTTTGGAGTGAATCATCTGG GTCATTTCTTCTTGACCTTCCTGCTGCTGGACTTGCTGAAACACTCGGCCCCATCCCGAGTTATCAACTTGTCATCAGTAGCTCATGCCATGGGCAAGATCCAGTTTGATGACCTGAGCGGGGAGAAAGATTACCACCCAGTCAGGGCTTATGCTCAGAGCAAGCTGGCCAATGTGCTGTTTACCAGGGAGCTGGCTAAAAGGGTTGAGG CTCAAGGTGTGATGGCATTCTCAGTGGACCCCGGCATGGTGAATACTGAAATTACAAGACACATAAGGCGCCCTCTAGTGGATATAACCAAGGCCTTCCGTTTCCTGATGAAGACTCCCGCTGAGGGAGCTTACACCATCATCTACTGCATTGTAACCCCTGAGAACCAGATGCTCACTGGGGGATTCTACAG GGACTGTGCCCGAGCAGACATGTGCAGGGCAGGTCAGGATGATGGCACCACCTTGAAGCTGTGGACCATAAGCTGCCACATGTTAGGCATCCGCTGGAGATGA